In Halorhabdus tiamatea SARL4B, a genomic segment contains:
- a CDS encoding aspartate aminotransferase family protein → MSGFVFSEKPIQIERGDGAVVYDDAGTEYLDMGASYACVPLGHSHEAVDTAAKEQIDDLTYVQASYPVEARTRLYDTLAVAAPGDLENVWLCNSGTEANEAALKFARSATGDSKIVATMQGFHGRTMGALATTWKDKYKKPYEPLIGDVEFVPYDDSEALADAVDDETAAVIMEPIQGEGGIHPASAEYLESAREITDEAGAALIFDEVQTGMGRTGTLWACEQSGVVPDVLTTAKGLANGFPMGATLVADWIAEDYGSHASTFSGGPVVSAAAEATVSTLVEDDIPSHAADVGQYLRGQLREELGDNAREVRGEGLMIGVEIKRGANRVLKELAMDHQVLALPAGRTVVRLLPPLIVDEGQADAVVAALSEAID, encoded by the coding sequence ATGAGCGGATTCGTATTCTCGGAGAAACCGATACAGATCGAGCGCGGTGACGGCGCTGTCGTCTACGACGACGCGGGCACAGAGTACCTGGACATGGGCGCGAGTTACGCCTGTGTCCCGCTGGGGCACAGTCACGAGGCCGTCGACACGGCTGCGAAAGAGCAGATCGACGATCTGACCTACGTTCAGGCGTCCTATCCAGTCGAGGCCCGGACGCGGCTGTACGATACACTCGCCGTGGCAGCGCCGGGCGACCTTGAGAACGTCTGGCTGTGTAATTCCGGGACGGAGGCCAACGAGGCGGCGCTGAAGTTCGCCCGGAGCGCGACCGGCGACTCGAAGATCGTCGCCACGATGCAGGGCTTTCACGGCCGGACGATGGGCGCGCTCGCGACGACCTGGAAGGACAAGTACAAGAAACCCTACGAGCCACTGATCGGCGACGTGGAGTTCGTGCCCTACGACGACAGCGAGGCCCTCGCCGACGCCGTCGACGACGAGACGGCGGCGGTCATCATGGAACCGATCCAGGGCGAGGGTGGGATCCACCCAGCGAGCGCCGAGTACCTCGAGTCGGCCCGCGAGATCACCGACGAGGCCGGCGCGGCGCTGATCTTCGATGAGGTCCAGACCGGCATGGGCCGGACGGGGACGCTGTGGGCCTGTGAGCAAAGCGGCGTCGTGCCGGACGTGCTCACGACGGCCAAGGGCCTGGCCAACGGCTTCCCGATGGGTGCGACGCTCGTCGCCGACTGGATCGCCGAGGACTACGGCTCTCACGCCTCGACGTTCTCCGGCGGGCCGGTCGTTTCGGCCGCCGCGGAAGCCACAGTCTCGACGCTTGTCGAAGACGACATTCCGAGTCACGCTGCCGACGTCGGCCAGTACCTTCGTGGGCAACTCCGCGAGGAACTCGGTGACAATGCCCGCGAGGTTCGCGGTGAGGGACTGATGATCGGCGTCGAGATCAAGCGCGGGGCCAATCGTGTGCTCAAAGAACTCGCCATGGATCACCAGGTGCTCGCGCTGCCGGCCGGTCGGACTGTGGTGCGGCTGCTCCCGCCGCTGATCGTCGACGAGGGCCAGGCCGACGCGGTCGTCGCGGCGCTGTCGGAGGCGATCGACTGA
- a CDS encoding [LysW]-lysine hydrolase, translating to MSAATDAPTGDVSAADARELLIDLVEIPSVSGDVEAATEALATFFEAHDREVWIDDVGNVRAPANDSVLLTSHIDTVPGDIPVRLEENDDGETVLWGRGSVDAKGPLAAMAAVAVRTGASFAGVVGEEVDSTGGRYLVEDRESEPDVVINGEPSGWDGITLGYRGLLGGTYVATSESGHSSRPDNNAIQDAIDWWNRVEAEFAKDEWHPVFERVTCKPVDIDGGISGDGLSVETTMRVQLRVPPEYTTDEIREMADGHLTNGTVNWDDWVEPVMMSPRTKVARAFRAAIRKRGGDPRLLRKTGTSDMNIYADAWDAEMVTYGPGDSDLDHAPDEHLPLAEYDRSVAVLDDVTRTLLEEP from the coding sequence ATGAGCGCCGCCACTGACGCGCCGACTGGGGACGTCTCCGCCGCGGATGCACGCGAGTTGCTGATCGACCTGGTCGAGATCCCGTCGGTCTCGGGCGACGTCGAGGCGGCCACCGAGGCACTGGCGACGTTCTTCGAGGCGCACGACCGCGAGGTCTGGATCGACGACGTGGGCAACGTCCGTGCCCCCGCAAACGACAGTGTGCTCCTCACGTCTCACATCGACACTGTGCCGGGTGACATTCCCGTCCGCCTGGAAGAGAACGACGACGGCGAGACAGTCCTGTGGGGCCGCGGGAGCGTCGACGCGAAGGGACCGCTCGCGGCGATGGCCGCCGTGGCGGTCCGGACGGGGGCGAGCTTCGCCGGGGTCGTGGGCGAAGAAGTCGACTCGACCGGCGGCCGGTACCTTGTCGAGGACCGCGAGAGCGAGCCGGATGTGGTGATCAACGGCGAACCCTCCGGTTGGGACGGGATCACGCTGGGGTATCGCGGCCTGCTGGGTGGCACCTACGTCGCCACCAGCGAGTCCGGCCACTCCTCGCGGCCGGACAACAACGCGATTCAGGACGCTATCGATTGGTGGAACCGCGTCGAGGCCGAGTTCGCCAAGGACGAGTGGCACCCGGTCTTCGAGCGCGTGACCTGCAAACCCGTCGACATCGACGGCGGGATCAGCGGTGACGGGCTCTCGGTCGAGACGACGATGCGCGTGCAGTTGCGCGTCCCGCCGGAGTACACCACCGACGAGATCCGAGAGATGGCCGACGGTCATCTGACGAACGGCACTGTCAACTGGGACGACTGGGTCGAGCCGGTGATGATGAGTCCACGGACGAAGGTCGCCCGTGCGTTCCGTGCGGCGATCCGGAAACGCGGCGGCGATCCCCGCCTCCTGCGCAAGACCGGAACCAGCGACATGAACATCTACGCCGACGCCTGGGACGCCGAGATGGTGACCTACGGTCCTGGCGATTCGGACCTCGATCACGCCCCCGACGAACACCTGCCACTTGCCGAGTACGACCGCTCGGTGGCAGTCCTGGACGACGTGACGCGGACCCTCCTGGAGGAGCCATGA
- the argF gene encoding ornithine carbamoyltransferase, with the protein MTRNVLDIDDLTSEELTTVLDRAAAIKAGEEAGNPLEDETLAMIFEKPSTRTRVSFETGMTQLGGHAIFLGPDDIHLGDSEPVKDTARAVSRYADAIMARLFDHADAEELAEYATVPVINGLTDDAHPCQTLADLLTIREEYGGFDTVRVAWVGDGNNVAQSFVLGAAMVGLDLTVATPEGYEIDDEVLERAAELGTAPETTTDPEAAVADADVVYTDVFVSMGQEDERAEKLDAFEGFQVTTDLLGDRTLMHCLPAHRGEEVTDAVIESDNAIVWDQAENRLHAQNGLLVWLAERSE; encoded by the coding sequence ATGACACGCAACGTACTCGATATCGACGACCTGACGAGCGAGGAACTGACGACCGTCCTCGACCGCGCAGCTGCCATCAAGGCCGGCGAGGAGGCGGGCAACCCCCTCGAAGACGAGACGCTGGCGATGATCTTCGAGAAGCCCTCGACCAGGACGCGTGTCTCCTTCGAGACCGGGATGACCCAGCTCGGCGGCCACGCCATCTTCCTCGGGCCGGACGACATCCACCTGGGGGACAGTGAGCCGGTCAAGGACACCGCGCGGGCGGTCTCGCGGTACGCCGACGCGATCATGGCGCGGCTGTTCGACCACGCTGACGCGGAGGAATTGGCCGAATACGCCACCGTGCCGGTCATCAACGGGTTGACCGACGACGCCCACCCCTGTCAGACGCTGGCCGACCTGCTCACGATCCGTGAGGAATACGGTGGGTTCGACACCGTCAGAGTCGCCTGGGTCGGCGACGGCAACAACGTCGCCCAGTCCTTTGTCCTCGGCGCGGCGATGGTCGGCCTCGATTTGACCGTCGCGACGCCGGAGGGCTACGAGATCGACGACGAAGTCTTGGAGCGGGCAGCCGAGTTAGGCACGGCCCCCGAGACGACGACGGACCCGGAAGCGGCCGTCGCGGACGCCGACGTGGTTTACACGGATGTCTTCGTCAGCATGGGTCAGGAGGACGAGCGCGCGGAGAAACTTGACGCCTTCGAGGGCTTTCAGGTTACGACCGACCTGCTGGGGGATCGGACGCTGATGCACTGCTTGCCGGCCCACCGCGGCGAGGAAGTCACCGACGCGGTCATCGAGAGCGACAACGCCATCGTCTGGGACCAGGCGGAGAACCGGCTGCACGCCCAGAATGGGTTACTGGTGTGGTTGGCCGAGCGATCGGAGTAA
- a CDS encoding acetylglutamate/acetylaminoadipate kinase: MTVVVKVGGARAVDPEGALADVAQLVADGEDVVVVHGGSTKVDDTLERIGIEPEYVETPSGVVGRFTDEETMEVFEMAFGHLNTQLVAGLQSQGVDAVGLNGVDGKLLAGPRKSAVRVLEDGKRKIKRGDHSGSIEEVNEKLLYTLLDDGYTPVAGPPMAGREERSAPENASSAERSSANSRAAKPRDDGDGQEPRAEWLPVNTDADRSAAAIAGALDATLVLLTDVAGVYADPDDPETLIESAETDEEWNALQDAAEGFMERKVMAVEEALGEGAPEVVIADANAEEPISAALEGSGTHVMETAIETEDKS, translated from the coding sequence ATGACGGTGGTCGTCAAAGTCGGCGGCGCTCGTGCGGTCGACCCCGAGGGGGCGCTTGCGGACGTGGCCCAGCTGGTTGCGGACGGCGAGGACGTCGTGGTCGTCCACGGCGGCTCGACGAAAGTGGACGACACCCTCGAACGCATCGGGATCGAACCGGAGTACGTCGAGACGCCAAGCGGCGTCGTCGGGCGGTTCACCGACGAGGAGACGATGGAGGTCTTCGAGATGGCCTTTGGCCACCTCAACACGCAACTCGTCGCGGGGTTGCAGAGCCAGGGCGTCGACGCCGTCGGACTCAACGGTGTCGACGGGAAGCTTCTGGCCGGCCCCCGCAAGTCGGCGGTGCGCGTCCTCGAAGACGGCAAGCGCAAGATCAAGCGCGGCGATCACTCGGGGTCGATCGAGGAGGTCAACGAGAAGCTGCTGTATACGCTGTTAGACGATGGATACACACCGGTCGCCGGGCCGCCGATGGCGGGGCGCGAGGAACGAAGCGCCCCGGAGAATGCGAGTAGCGCGGAACGAAGTTCCGCGAACAGTCGAGCGGCGAAGCCGCGAGACGACGGTGACGGCCAGGAACCGCGAGCAGAGTGGCTCCCGGTCAACACCGACGCCGACCGCTCGGCGGCCGCTATCGCCGGGGCACTCGACGCGACGCTCGTCCTGCTGACGGACGTCGCGGGCGTCTACGCGGACCCCGACGATCCGGAGACGCTGATCGAGTCAGCCGAGACGGACGAGGAGTGGAATGCACTCCAGGACGCCGCCGAGGGGTTCATGGAACGGAAGGTCATGGCCGTCGAGGAGGCACTCGGCGAGGGGGCACCCGAAGTCGTGATCGCGGACGCGAACGCCGAGGAACCGATCAGTGCTGCCCTCGAAGGCAGTGGCACGCACGTGATGGAAACAGCAATCGAGACGGAGGATAAGTCATGA